From Myotis daubentonii chromosome 15, mMyoDau2.1, whole genome shotgun sequence, one genomic window encodes:
- the INAFM1 gene encoding putative transmembrane protein INAFM1, whose translation MRGTSCVGGGGESPGGAGLSEGPRGRWLRLAPVCAYFLCVSLAAVLLAVYYGLIWVPARPPAAPARPPPSAPSPPCAAHPGAPPAPAPAAASVSCLLGAAGGPRPQLELPRSRRRRRHSHSDPSRHLSHQMPGETQEAAGGRGPG comes from the coding sequence ATGCGGGGGACGAGCTGCGTGGGCGGCGGCGGCGAGAGCCCGGGGGGCGCGGGGCTGAGCGAAGGCCCGCGCGGTCGGTGGCTGCGCCTGGCTCCCGTCTGCGCCTACTTCCTCTGCGTCTCGTTGGCCGCGGTGCTGCTCGCCGTCTACTACGGGCTCATCTGGGTTCCCGCGCGGCCCCCcgcggcccccgcccgcccgccgccgagCGCGCCGTCCCCTCCATGCGCTGCCCACCCGGGCGCGCCGCCTGCCCCGGCGCCCGCCGCTGCCTCCgtctcctgcctcctgggagcCGCCGGCGGGCCGCGACCCCAACTCGAGCTGCcgcgcagccgccgccgccgccgccacagcCACAGCGACCCCAGCCGCCACCTGAGCCACCAGATGCCCGGAGAGACACAGGAGGCCGCGGGGGGGCGAGGACCAGGGTAA